One Mycobacteriales bacterium DNA window includes the following coding sequences:
- a CDS encoding ABC transporter permease, translated as MLDDLGAQLSFYARSLGWTYRVLLRYKKEVVRLLAEVSLGTGALAVVGGTVGVIAFLTFFTGTEVGLQGYAALNQLGVSNFTAFISAYFNTREIAPLVAGLALSATVGCGFTAQLGAMRISEEVDALEVMGVPSLPFLVTTRMIAGFIAVTPLYVIGLLSSYFSARLITTGFYGQSTGTYDQYFEQYLPPVDVLYSFLKVLVFAVIIILIHCYYGYYASGGPAGVGVAVGRAVRTAIVAINVVDFFLSLAIWGATTTVRIAG; from the coding sequence ATGCTCGACGACCTCGGTGCGCAGCTGTCGTTCTATGCCCGCTCCCTCGGCTGGACCTACCGCGTCCTGCTCCGCTACAAGAAAGAGGTCGTCCGCCTGCTGGCCGAGGTCAGCCTCGGCACCGGCGCACTCGCGGTCGTCGGTGGCACCGTCGGCGTCATCGCCTTCCTCACCTTCTTCACCGGCACCGAGGTCGGTCTGCAGGGCTACGCCGCGCTCAACCAGCTCGGCGTCTCCAACTTCACCGCGTTCATCTCGGCCTACTTCAACACCCGTGAGATCGCGCCGCTGGTCGCGGGCCTCGCGCTGTCGGCGACCGTCGGCTGCGGCTTCACCGCGCAGCTCGGCGCGATGCGGATCTCCGAGGAGGTCGACGCGCTCGAGGTCATGGGCGTGCCGTCGCTGCCGTTCCTCGTCACGACGCGCATGATCGCCGGCTTCATCGCCGTCACCCCGCTCTACGTGATCGGTCTGCTGTCGTCGTACTTCTCCGCCCGGCTCATCACGACCGGCTTCTACGGCCAGTCGACCGGCACCTACGACCAGTACTTCGAGCAGTACCTCCCACCGGTGGACGTGCTCTACAGCTTCCTCAAGGTGCTCGTCTTCGCGGTGATCATCATCCTGATCCACTGCTACTACGGCTACTACGCGAGCGGCGGTCCGGCCGGCGTGGGAGTGGCCGTGGGTCGCGCGGTGCGCACCGCCATCGTCGCCATCAACGTCGTCGACTTCTTCCTGTCGCTCGCGATCTGGGGCGCGACGACCACGGTGAGGATCGCCGGCTGA
- a CDS encoding ABC transporter permease encodes MAISATAPVRGAGDFFALSLDVLRSLFKRPFQGAEFIQQAWFIASVTILPTALVSIPFGAVLALQVGNLTKQIGAQSFTGAVAVLGIVREASPIVTALLIAGAGGSAICADLGSRKIREEIDAMEVLGVSPLQRLVVPRVLATMLVAFFLNGLVAVVGVVGGYFFNVILQGGTPGAYLASFTALAQLPDLYVGQLKAVIFGMLAALVAAYKGLNAKGGPKGVGDAVNQSVVISFMLLFLVNFIITAIYFQVVPQKGG; translated from the coding sequence ATGGCGATCTCCGCCACCGCACCGGTCCGTGGGGCCGGTGACTTCTTCGCTCTCTCGCTCGACGTGCTGCGCAGCCTGTTCAAGCGGCCGTTCCAGGGCGCGGAGTTCATCCAGCAGGCGTGGTTCATCGCGTCGGTGACGATCCTGCCGACGGCGCTGGTGTCGATCCCCTTCGGCGCGGTGCTGGCGCTGCAGGTCGGCAACCTCACCAAGCAGATCGGCGCGCAGTCGTTCACCGGCGCCGTGGCCGTGCTCGGCATCGTGCGCGAGGCCAGCCCGATCGTGACCGCCCTACTCATCGCCGGCGCGGGCGGCTCCGCGATCTGCGCCGACCTCGGGTCGCGCAAGATCCGCGAGGAGATCGACGCGATGGAGGTGCTCGGCGTCAGCCCCCTGCAGCGACTGGTCGTCCCCCGGGTGCTCGCGACGATGCTCGTCGCGTTCTTCCTCAACGGCCTCGTCGCCGTCGTCGGTGTCGTCGGCGGCTACTTCTTCAACGTCATCCTGCAGGGCGGCACCCCGGGGGCCTACCTCGCGTCGTTCACCGCCCTCGCGCAGCTGCCGGACCTCTACGTCGGCCAGCTCAAAGCGGTGATCTTCGGGATGCTCGCGGCCCTGGTCGCGGCCTACAAGGGCCTCAACGCCAAGGGCGGCCCGAAGGGCGTGGGCGACGCGGTCAACCAGAGCGTGGTCATCAGCTTCATGCTGCTGTTCCTCGTGAACTTCATCATCACCGCGATCTACTTCCAGGTCGTCCCCCAGAAGGGCGGCTGA